The Streptococcus iniae genome contains the following window.
GTCAAATTGTTCTGAGCTAATTAAGTCAAGTTCTGCAGTGATACCGTCAAAAAGGCCTAGCCCATTACCAACAAGTGTCGGAGAAACAGTGATTTTAATCTTATCGACTAGTTGTTCTTGAAGGAGGTATTTCGCTAGGCGAGGACTACCAAGAACAAGAATGTCCTGTCCCTCTGTATTTTTGAGGTCTTTTACTGTTTCTACTAGGTTTTCCTTAATAAGGGTTGAATGCTTCCAGTCAGCAGTTTTTAGTGTTTTTGAAGCAATGCGTTTGTCCACATTGCTAATCCATTTGGCGTGATTTTTTTCATAAGCAGTAGCTTCTGGATTTGTCAGCATTTCTGTCCAGTAGGCATACATCATCTGATAGGTTGCTCTTCCCCAGAGAATAGTGTCAACACTTGCTAAGTGCGTTTGAGCAAAATTTTCAAGCTCTTGGTCATATGCGACAAAACCAATATCCATTGCTCCATTTGGTCCTTCAACAATGCCGTCTAGAGACATGTGTAAAAATATAACTAAATTTCTCATTATTTTTCCTACTATAACATTTGATTTAGCTAGTATACAGTTTTAATAGGTCAAAGTAAACTGAAGTGTTTCTTGAAAAAGAGGCATTTTTGTAATCTATTTTGTTAGAATCATTTTCGCATCTGCTATAATAAAACTTAATAAGTGATATCATAAAACCTAAATAAAGGAATAGAAAAGAAAATGACAGTTTCGATTATAACCCTTCATGATTCTGTAACGAAAGAGTCTATTGCAAGGAAGGTACTAGTTGATTTGCCCTCTTGGTTTGGAATTCAAGAAGCTACCGAGAAATATGTGACAGATGCAAGTGAAATGCCATTTTTGGCGGCCTATGACAATGATAAACCTGTAGGATTTATTGCCTTAAAAGCAACAAGTCCGGCTTGTGCCGAGATTTTTGTCATGGGAATTATTAAAGAATATCATAGACAAGGGATAGGAAAAAAATTGCATCTAGCTTATGAAAAGTTGGCAAGAGGTCTAGGATATAGCTACTCACAAGTCAAAACAATTGCTCTTGGCAAATACGAGACTTACAATCAGTCCAATTATTTTTACCGAGCTATGGGCTATGAGGCATTGGAAATTTTTCCAGAATTATGGCATGTTAACAATCCCTGTCAGATTTATATTAAATATTTAGGCAACCATAGATGTAAAAGATTCAGATTTAAAGCACGATGATGTTTGCAAGATATTGTTGTAAAACTCACGGTATTATTTGGGATTATTATAGTGGAAAAGACTGTTTATGTACGGATCTCCATAAGTTGGACATAATATCTAACGATTGGGGTGCAGTTCATTACAGTTTTTTTATTGTTAAAAGATGCTCAAGCACTTTCGTAGTTTAAACATTAAATTGATGCTATACTTAATGTAAGTGCTTACAAATAAAAAAAGGAGATGAACCATGGATGTTGATTTCTTAAAAACTCGAGCCAGATTTAGTTCACAGCAAGTTGCTATAAGGGACCCATTAAAAGGTAAAGAATGGACTTACGAGGACTTGAACCAACGTGCTGTTAATTTGGCTCATTATTTATTAGCCTATGGCATTAGTAAAGGTGACCGTGTTGCCTTATTTTGTCCTAACGACATTGCTTATTTTGACCTATTATTTGCATGTACTAAAATTGGGGCAGTATTAGTTCCTATCAATTGGCGTTTGAAACCTATTGAGATAAAGAAAATACTTGAAGACTGTCACCCAAAGATTGTTTTCTTTGCCAGCAATCATAAAGATCGATTGGAAAAATTAGTTCCAGATAGTCAAATGGTTGATGTCGATGATATGGAATATGATCTTATTTGTGAAACAAAAATAGAAAAAGAACTTCCCTTTGTTAAGGTTGATAAATACAGTCCAGCTTTTATCATGTATACCAGTGGCTCTACTGGAATGCCAAAGGGGGTTATGATTAGTCACAATGGCATGATTCAAAATGCCATGAATGGTATTGTCAATTGGAATTTTAAAATGTCTGATCGTACCTTGGTTAGTGCACCTATGTTTCATATCGCAGCCTTGTGTGGTTTTGCAATTCCATTTATTTTAAACGGGTCACAATTGATTATTGAACGTTATTTCAATCCTAGAGAAGCCATCGAACTCATTAGTGATTACAAGATTACACATCTCTTTATGGTGCCAACAATGTATTATACTCTTTTGACCCATGAAAGTTTTTACCCCCAAGCTTTGGAATCTGTCAAAGTGTTTATTTCAGGAGGAGCTCCTGCTTCTGACTTTGTGCAAAAAGCCTTTAAAAAAATGGGGCATACCATTATCAATTCCTATGGTTTAACAGAAGTTGGACCAAATAATTTTAGAATTTTACCAGAAGAGGTTGCTGATCATCCCAAAAGTATCGGCAAACCAATCATGTTTGTGAGAGCTCGTATTGTAGATAAAGAATTTCAAGATGTCAAACGAGGTGATATTGGAGAACTTATTTTATCTGGTGAGCATGTTTGTTTAGGGTATTGGGAAAATTCTGCCGAAACGCAAAAAGCCTTTCACGGAAACTATTTTTGTACGGGTGATTTAGCTCGACAAGATCAAGAAGGATTTTATTATATCGTTAACCGCAAAAAAGAGTTGATTATTACAGGTGGTGAAAATGTCTTACCATCAGAGGTTGAAGCAGTGCTTAATAGACATCCTTTAATAAAAGACTCTATTGTTGTGGGCTTTGATAATGCTGAATTTGGTGAATCCGTTGGAGCTGCTATTCAATTAGAGGCTGATTTTGCTGATTACTCTAAAGAACTCAATCGTTATTGTCTGGAACATTTAGCTGGCTATAAGGCACCAAAAGCTTATCTTGTATTGGAAGACTTTCCAAGAAATGCAATCGGCAAAATTGATAAAGGCCAAATACAAAAATGGTTAACGGATTATGTCAAACGGCATGGTCAAGACATTATTTAAGTTCAAAAAAGTTGCTTAAAAAGCAACTTTTTTTGAGATTTTCACAAAGATTATTTTTCTATAAACGCCTTCAATAAAGGGTTTTAAAAGTTTTTTGCAAACTATTAAGTTACATAATACTTACTATTATCAAGCTTAATTTGTATTTTAGAGCTGGCTAACTTATAATGACATTGTAAGCGCTTAACTAATATTTTTAAGCACAGCCATTAAAAAAAGAAAAGGAGACATGCCATGTCTACAAAACAAGAAATGCTCAAAGAACTTTACCCTGAAGATGTTATGGGCTATTCCCAAGAATTAACTGAAGGAGAAGTTAAAAAATTAGCTCAAATTCGTGAACTTTTGGAAACAAAATACCGTCCACTTGTCAATGATTGTTGGATGAATGCAGAAGTTCCAGAAGGCTTCTTTCAAGATATGGGGAAAATGAATTATTTAAATGATCCACTCTTATTTGAAGGACGTCCAGGTGCCAAACGTCGCAGTGAAATGTACTTCGCCTTTATGTGTTATGAATTATCACGTTTTGACATTTCAATGAATACTTTTATAGGTGTTCATATCGGTCTTGGACATAACACTTTCTTATTTGGTGGGAGTGAAGAACAGGTTAACTATTATGTTCCAAAACTACAATCACATGAATTAATGACTTGTTTTGCATTAACAGAGCCAGAACATGGATCAGACGTTGCAGGTGGTCTTGCAACCACAGCAAAATTCGACGGGGAAAACTGGGTTATCAATGGTGAAAAACGTTGGATTGGTGGCGGTGCTGTAGCAGATGTTGTTCCAGTATTTGCACGTGACCTTGATACAAATGATGTCAAATGTTTCATTGTTGAAAAAGGTCAAGAAGGCTTCACAGCAGATGTGATTGAAAATAAAATTGCACTTCGCATCGTCCCAAATGCTAATCTTCATTTTAAAGATGTTAAGGTCCCAGAATCAAAACGTCTTCAAAAAATCAATGGCTTTAAAGACGTTGCTAAAATTCTTTATTCCACACGTGCTGGTGTAGCTGCGATGGCAGCAGGCGGTATGGGTGGTGCTTTACAAGCAACATTAAAATATGTCACCCAACGTAAACAGTTTGGCAAAGAAATTTCACAATACCAACTAATACAAGAAAAACTGGCAGTAATGCAGGCAAATACCATGTCAGGACTTGGCTATGCGACTCAATTAGCTCGTATGCAAGAATCAGGACAATACAGTGAAATTGCAACATCAATGGCTAAAATGTTTAATGCAACTCGCCTTCGTGAAACAGTTGCACTAGGACGTGGTGTCTGTGGTGGTAATGGAATTACTGTAGATTATGATATCGCTCGTTTCTTCTGTGATGCTGAAGCCATCTACACTTATGAAGGAACTCACGAAATCAATGCCTTGGTAATTGGACGTGCCTTAACTGGAAAACAAGCCTTTATCTAAGCAAAATAAGTCAAGTAAAGTTTGGGATATCTTATTCCAGCTTTACTTTTATATGTAAAAACTAGTAAAGAGGAGTAATCAATGACTGATAAGCAAGAATATAAAAAGAAAGTACTTGATATGCAAGAAGCTGTTAAACTGATTGCATCCAATGACCGTGTTATGGTCAGCCCTGCAGCTCAAATGCCAATTGAATTCCTAACACTTTTAGCTCAAAGATATGAAGAACTCGAAAATGTTAAGGTGTCCTCATCTTTCCCATTAGCTCCCTTACCATTTTTAATGGATCCAAGAGTTGCTGAAAAAATACATTTCACAGGATTTTTCATGGGGCCAGTGGATCGTAAGGTTTATCCTTTAGGCTTTGAATCCATGATGTCAGTGAATTTTTCAAATATCGGTAAGGCTATCAAAGAAGTTATTAAACCTAATGTCTACGTGACAACAGTTTCTCCAATGGATGATGATGGCTATTTTAATTTTGGACCAATGGGAACTTCAATTGGACGGGAATGTACAGAGTTTTGTGAGAAAATCATTGTTCAAGTGTCTCAGAAAGTTCCACGTGTCAATGGTGAGAACACACGCATTCATCTATCAGAAATTGATTATATCATTGAAAAAGATTTTGAAATGATGCCATTACCAGAGCCAAAACCTAAAGATGTGGATCAAGAAATTGCAAAATTAATTGTTCCTAAAATCAAAGATGGATCCACCATCCAAATTGGTTTCGGTGGCCTGTCAGGGGCAGTATCCTATGGGCTTAAATCTAAGAAGAACTTGTCTGTTCATACGGAAATGATCACAGAATCCATGAAATACTTAGCAGAAGTAGGAGCAATAACTGGTAAAATCAAGGGAGGTTTCGCCTTTGGATCCAATGAGCTCTACAATTGGACAGGAGATAACCCACAAGTTGAGGTTGATTTAGTATCTCACGTTAATCAGGCATTTGAAGTAGGAAAGTATGATGATTTTGTTTCCATTAATGCTTGTCTAATGGTTGACCTTACAGGTCAAGTGGTCTCAGAAGGTTCAGGTCATCGCATCGTTAGT
Protein-coding sequences here:
- the fadD gene encoding long-chain-fatty-acid--CoA ligase FadD is translated as MDVDFLKTRARFSSQQVAIRDPLKGKEWTYEDLNQRAVNLAHYLLAYGISKGDRVALFCPNDIAYFDLLFACTKIGAVLVPINWRLKPIEIKKILEDCHPKIVFFASNHKDRLEKLVPDSQMVDVDDMEYDLICETKIEKELPFVKVDKYSPAFIMYTSGSTGMPKGVMISHNGMIQNAMNGIVNWNFKMSDRTLVSAPMFHIAALCGFAIPFILNGSQLIIERYFNPREAIELISDYKITHLFMVPTMYYTLLTHESFYPQALESVKVFISGGAPASDFVQKAFKKMGHTIINSYGLTEVGPNNFRILPEEVADHPKSIGKPIMFVRARIVDKEFQDVKRGDIGELILSGEHVCLGYWENSAETQKAFHGNYFCTGDLARQDQEGFYYIVNRKKELIITGGENVLPSEVEAVLNRHPLIKDSIVVGFDNAEFGESVGAAIQLEADFADYSKELNRYCLEHLAGYKAPKAYLVLEDFPRNAIGKIDKGQIQKWLTDYVKRHGQDII
- a CDS encoding acetyl-CoA hydrolase/transferase family protein, whose translation is MTDKQEYKKKVLDMQEAVKLIASNDRVMVSPAAQMPIEFLTLLAQRYEELENVKVSSSFPLAPLPFLMDPRVAEKIHFTGFFMGPVDRKVYPLGFESMMSVNFSNIGKAIKEVIKPNVYVTTVSPMDDDGYFNFGPMGTSIGRECTEFCEKIIVQVSQKVPRVNGENTRIHLSEIDYIIEKDFEMMPLPEPKPKDVDQEIAKLIVPKIKDGSTIQIGFGGLSGAVSYGLKSKKNLSVHTEMITESMKYLAEVGAITGKIKGGFAFGSNELYNWTGDNPQVEVDLVSHVNQAFEVGKYDDFVSINACLMVDLTGQVVSEGSGHRIVSSVGGASDFVRGAGASNGGQSFICVASTRIDEETGQVYSNIVSEFEPGTPISVPRADVMTIVTEYGIADLYNKTMEERAMALIEVAHPDFRAELRDKAAKAGILRQFQDKFHN
- a CDS encoding GNAT family N-acetyltransferase — encoded protein: MTVSIITLHDSVTKESIARKVLVDLPSWFGIQEATEKYVTDASEMPFLAAYDNDKPVGFIALKATSPACAEIFVMGIIKEYHRQGIGKKLHLAYEKLARGLGYSYSQVKTIALGKYETYNQSNYFYRAMGYEALEIFPELWHVNNPCQIYIKYLGNHRCKRFRFKAR
- a CDS encoding dihydrofolate reductase family protein is translated as MRNLVIFLHMSLDGIVEGPNGAMDIGFVAYDQELENFAQTHLASVDTILWGRATYQMMYAYWTEMLTNPEATAYEKNHAKWISNVDKRIASKTLKTADWKHSTLIKENLVETVKDLKNTEGQDILVLGSPRLAKYLLQEQLVDKIKITVSPTLVGNGLGLFDGITAELDLISSEQFDSGALGLVYNVLKL
- the fadE gene encoding acyl-CoA dehydrogenase FadE, coding for MSTKQEMLKELYPEDVMGYSQELTEGEVKKLAQIRELLETKYRPLVNDCWMNAEVPEGFFQDMGKMNYLNDPLLFEGRPGAKRRSEMYFAFMCYELSRFDISMNTFIGVHIGLGHNTFLFGGSEEQVNYYVPKLQSHELMTCFALTEPEHGSDVAGGLATTAKFDGENWVINGEKRWIGGGAVADVVPVFARDLDTNDVKCFIVEKGQEGFTADVIENKIALRIVPNANLHFKDVKVPESKRLQKINGFKDVAKILYSTRAGVAAMAAGGMGGALQATLKYVTQRKQFGKEISQYQLIQEKLAVMQANTMSGLGYATQLARMQESGQYSEIATSMAKMFNATRLRETVALGRGVCGGNGITVDYDIARFFCDAEAIYTYEGTHEINALVIGRALTGKQAFI